The nucleotide window TAATAAAGCTGTTAGCTGTCGGAAATGATCGCGAATTACTAAAAATGAGCCTGTTTCTTCAATGGTTACTTTAAATAAATATACAATAATAACGGGAAAAGTGAAAAAAAATTACAACAGTGTGCGGTGTCCCTGCCGTCCTTCTTTGCGCGTGGATTTATCTTACCTTTACTGGAAAAAAATGGCAGAAGACTTACAGATTGTACAGGGAGATAAAGCCACACAATACCAGACGCTGATCCCGCAGATCAAAGGATTACTGGAGGGTGAGCCGGACCTGGTAGCGAATCTGGCCAATGTAGCCGCTGCGCTGAAAGAACAATTCGGCTGGTTCTGGGTAGGGTTTTATCTGGTAAAGCAGGAAGAGCTGGTACTGGGGCCTTTTCAGGGGCCGGTAGCGTGTACCCGTATCCGTAAAGGAAGAGGGGTATGTGGTACCAGCTGGGCACAAGCCACCACACTCATTGTACCTGATGTGGAAGCTTTTCCCGGTCATATTGCCTGCAGCAGCCTCTCCAAATCAGAGATTGTGGTGCCACTGATAAAAGACGGCATAGTAGTGGGAGTGCTGGATGTGGACAGCGAACTACCCGATCATTTTGACACTAACGACCAGCAGTATCTGGAGGAAATTGTTAAACTGATCTCCCTCTAAACATTTTCTGTTGCCATTACGTTTTAAAAAGTCAGGTACAACCGTAACTGGCAAAGATTTTGCGGACCATTGCGCTGATAAACCAAAAAGGAATTTTAACCATGTTCTTCTTCCGGAAAAAACGGGACCATAGTAAATCACTGATCCCTTTCCTCTCAGGTATTGAAACAGATATTCATTCGCACCTGATTCCGGGGATAGACGACGGCGTTCCGGATGTAGCCACCAGTGTAGATTTTATCAGTCAGCTGCACGAGCTGGGCATCCGGAAAATTATTACCACTCCGCATATTATGATGGACCGTTTTCCCAATTCGCAGGAATCCATTCATAGTCCTTATTTGGAGGTGGAAGCAGCCCTCGCATCCCAACGAATCAATGTGCCTTTCAATTATGCTGCGGAGTACTATATGGACGAGCAGTTTGAAGCACTCCTGAAATCACCGTTGCTCACCCTTAACGGGCGGCTGGTGCTGGTAGAGATCTCTTTTGTGGCCCCACCGCCACAGATGCACCAATGGCTTTTCGAAATGAGTGCCCGGGGCTATATGCCTTTGCTGGCCCATCCCGAACGATATAACTATTGTCACAAAAACTTCAACCTCTACAAGGAATTTAAATCCTGGGGATGTCAACTGCAGCTGAACCTGCTGTCGCTCACCGGTTATTATGGCAAAGCTGTACAACAGGCAGCTTTCCAATTACTGGATGCCAATATGATCGACTATATCGGTACAGACCTGCACCATGAAAAACATATGCAGGCCATCCGCGATATTGCGGAAAACAAAAAACTGCTGAAGCGGCTGGAACAGTATCCGTTTAAAAACAATAGTCTGACCGCCACACGCTAAGCGCTTTACCGTACCAGCACCAGGCTTCCCTGTTGTTTGCGGGCCTGCAGTTTACTGTCAGTGTAAGTAAGCACCCATACATAACTCCCGGCAGGCTGCAGATAGCCATCCCAGGCCTGCTGGGGATCAGCACTGTTAAAAACAACAGCACCCCAGCGATTGTATACTGTCAAATGGTAAGCAGTAATATCATCATTAACCCTGCATCTGAACACATCGTTGCGACCATCTCCATTGGGACTAAACGCCGTGGGCACATATACAGCACATTGCCGGTTGTTGCGGATGATCTCCGACATACCGGTTACCTGGCAATCATTTTTATCTTTAACAGTATAGTAATACCTGCCTTCATCCAACTGCGTCCAGGTATTGGATGACTGCCACTCCCCTGTTTCCAACCGATAAGCATAAGGCGTTGTACCGCCAGTCATCTGCAATTCTATTTTTCCATCATGGGTATCACTGCAACTGATGTCTTTCACCAGGGCTGCTGCTATCTGCAATGGTGGTGGTTCTGCAACATTTATAAGTTCCTGTGTGGCGCAGCCCAGTTCATCTTTTACCAGCAAAGGATATTTGCCGGGATGCAGCTCACGGAACTGTGGGGTGTACTGCGGATGATCACTCCCGTTGAAATAATAGCGGTATGGCGGTTTTCCGCCCGTGGTAACAAGGGATATTTCGTTCTGGTTATCTCCATAACATCTGGAAGGAAGCACCTTTATTTCGTTTTTCAGCACCTCCTCCCCGATAACTGCTGTAAGTGTGGTATAAGCGCCGTTGAAGCCTGTTATGGTGACTTCATAACTACCACCGGCCAGTTTACTGAGGGAAGAAGTCGTTTGTCCGCCGGGCTTCCACCGGAAGGTGCAGGGCACAGGGCCCCCCAGTACCTCGACGCTGGCGGTGCCTATGCTGCTACCTTTACAGGTAGGTTGTACCGTTAGTACCGCCTTCGGAATTTCCTGTATTACAGGAGAAAGATTATCTACCAGCACTGCTGATAATTTTCCACTACTGCAAGGTGTAAAATAATTACACAGCATGATATAGGCATAATTCTTTTTTGCTGAAAACTCAATCCTGTAGCGCTTCCAGTCAGTATGATAAAAGGGCAGCGATTTCCATAGTACTTCTTCTTTTTCACCGGGTTTGTTGCCACCATATACGATAAAACCTCCGCTACAGGTCCGTTGTCCGAAGTATACCGGCGGAAAAGCCAGGTCCACGGAAAACGCGTAAGCTTTCCCTGCTTTAATACCGGTGGTCAGTTGCTGAACAATGCCTTCTTCCATGGTGGCATCGCTGATCATACCACTGTAGGTATTTCCATGGCTGGCGGGTTGGCTGACGCTGCAACAACCCGGTTGTATATCCGGTGAATTATTAATGATCATCCACCCTGGTGGTGCGGCTGCTGCGCGTGGTGGTCCTTCCAGCGAAGGATTTTTTATTTCGATGTCCTGAGCAAGCAATGGAATGGAAAAACATATAGCAAGCATACCGCTGGCTACCGCATAGGCCTTCCTGTATATGATGATGGCTCTCTTCATAGAGTAGAACGGAAAAACGGCTCCGTATATACGAAGCCGTTATATCTCTTTATTTTTCTATTTTTTTATAATAAATCATTTGTTCCACAGTGCCTTAATAATATCTGTTGTTTGTTGCAGCTGCGCCTGGGTAAGGTTAGATCCACTTGGCAGACACAACCCATTATTGAAGAGCATTTCCGACACACCATTCACATAAGCGGGCACTCCGGCAAAAACCGGTTGCAGGTGCATAGGCTTCCATAATGGTCTGGATTCGATCTGGTATTTATCCAGTGCCAGCCGGATTGTTTCGCGGGTAATGCCATTGCTTTGCAGCGGATCTATCAGGATAGTACTCAGCCAGCGGTTACTGAAAGTACCTTTCGGTTCGGACACAAACTGCACACCTGGCAAGGCATTCAGCTCTTTTTCATAATGCTGATAGTTGGCTCTGCGTTGTTCCACTCTTTTCTCCAGCACTTTCATCTGCCCTCTTCCGATGCCGGCGCAGATGTTACTCATCCGGTAGTTGTAACCGATATGGGTATGTTCGTAGTGAGGTGCAGGATCACGTGCCTGACTGGCCAGGAAGCGGGATTTCACGATGGCAGCCTTGTCTTTGCTCACCAATGCTCCACCACCACTGGTAGTGATGATTTTATTGCCATTAAAGCTCAGGATGCCGAAATCACCCAGTGTGCCGCAGGCCTTATCACCGTACCAGGAACCTAACGCTTCGGCTGCATCTTCTATCACCGGAATATCATAACTGGCTGCAATCGCCTGTATCTCGTTCATTTTTGCCGGCATACCGTAGAGATGTACGGGGATAATGGCTTTGGGCTTTTTACCTTTAGCTATACGATCACGGATGGCCTGCTCCAGTAAAACAGGATCAAGATTCCACGTATCCTTTTCACTATCTACAAATACCGGCGTGGCGCCCTGATAGGTGATAGGATTGGCCGATGCAGAGAATGTCATACTCTGACAGATCACTTCATCGCCCGCCTTTACATCTGCCAGTACCAGCGCCAGGTGAAGGGCCGCTGTACCGGAGGAGAGCGCTGCCACATATCCTTCTTTTAAATACTGTTCGAGATCTTCTTCAAACCCATCCACATTAGCACCCAAAGGAGCAATCCAGTTGGTATCAAATGCGGCTGTAACAAAGTCTTTTTCCGTGCCCCCCATATGCGGGGAAGAGAGCCATATCTTTTCGCTCATAATTGATAAATTTTATAATCCTTGGTATGATTGTTTATGTTGATACAGGCCTGATCAGGCATTTACCTCTCCGGTAAACCTTTCCGACGACACATGCCCTTGCTGGGAAATGCCCTCTGACTTAAATACCTTGATGACCGTCAGCAGCAAAATCCTGACATCCAGCAGCAGACTCAGATGATCTACATACCACACATCCAGGTCAAACTTCTGCTTCCAGCTGATGGCGTTTCTTCCGTTCACCTGGGCCCAGCCGGTAATACCCGGCCTTACCTCATGACGCCGTGCCTGGCGCGGTGAATACAGTTCCAGATAATCTACCAGTAAAGGACGCGGGCCTATCAAACTCATATCTCCCTTCAGTACGTTCATCAGCTGCGGGATTTCATCCAGTGATGTTTTGCGGACAAATGCCCCTACCGGTGTAAGCCGGTCTGCATCGGGCAATGGCTCCCCTACTGCATTACGTCTGTCGTTCATGGTTTTGAATTTGATTACCCTGAACACCTTTCCGTTTCTGCCCGGCCGGGGCTGTAAAAAGAATGGTTTTCCATTGTTGGCGAAGTACAACAACACCGTGACCAGCACAAACAGCGGTGACAGCAGCAGCAGTGCCGTGCATGCAACGAGTATATCGAGCAGTCGCTTTAAAAAATTACGATACAACATTGTCCAGTATTTTCAGGTAAGTGCCTGCAGCGATATCCAGCGAATACCGCTGTTGCGCCAGCATTTTGGCTTTCACCTGCTGCTGTTGCAACAGGGCTTTATCGTTGATATATTCCGCAAAACGCCGGGCTTCTACCGGCATGTCAGCCGCATCGTAATGCATCACAAACCCCACGTTTTCCTGTTCGATCACATCGGCCTGCCAGCCGCGGTGGTTGATTAAAACAGGGCGCCCGGCGGCCAGGCAATCAAAAAACTTATTGGCCGAATTAGCCCACAATTCCGGCACCGGAATTACAAAAGAACTGGCTATCGTACATTCGTAATAAAGCTGCGCCAGCTGCGATTTAGGCACCGGATCAAAGAACCAGAGATTGGTATTCAGCACACCCTGCTCTGCTGCATATTGCAACAGCCGTGTTTTCTCCATACCATCACCAAACACAACAAATACCACGGTATCATCCAGCTTTCTCATATATACAGCCAGATCCACCAGGTACTTCAGGCCATTGACCATGCCCAGCGTTCCGGCATACAACACCGTTTTCTGCGGTGTATAGCCCAGCAGGCCACTAAGGATACTTTTACCCGCATCATATTTTCCAAAGCGCACCACCTCCGATATATTGGGAATGACCGATATTTTTTTAACGGGAATGGCTGTACGCTGTTCAATGGATTTTTTCATATCATCAGACAGCGGTACGATATGCGCCGCCTTTTTATAAATGCGTTTCTCGAATCTGTTGAGCAGCTTTACCAGTATTTTGTTGTTGATGATACCCATGGCTACCGGTACTTCCGGCCATACATCACGCACCTCAAAGATGAAGGGCACTTTATGCAGGGAGCGTTTTATCATAGCTGGTAAAGCGATGGTAATGGGTGTGCTGGTAGCCAATACCACATCACCTTTGAGTTTTAATACCCGGAAGGTAGACTTCACCACAAACTTTATGAAGGTGAGCGCTCTTTTGGCGAAGCCCATCTTGTTGCTGTATTCCAGATTCAGTACATGCAGTTCAATACCATCTTCCTCCATCACGGTCCAGGTATCTGTAAAAGTGTACTGGCGCAGGAAAGAGCTGGTTGTCACCACTACCACCTTGTGGCCGGCTTTCACAAACTGAGTGGCGAGGTCATAGGAACGGGTGCCGCCGGAAGAGGCGGGCATTGCAAAATATTGATGTATATAAAGTATTCTCATCGCATTTTTTTTATGAACACTGCCGGAATGCCTCCATACAAACCATCTGCTTCCTCATATTTTTTATTGAGCACAGCGCCGGCTCCCAGGATGGAACGTTCCGGCAGGATGCTACCGCCCAATACGGAGCAATTGCCTGCAATCCATGATCCTGCGCCTATTTTGACCGGCCGCCGTAATGATTTACCATAACGGTAGGAGTTGTTTAAAAAGGTATGGTTGCCGGATGATATAATACAGTTGGGTCCAACGATCACTTCATCTCCAATTCTGATATCGATACCAATCACTACGGTATGGTGGGCGATATATACATTGTTTCCTACTTCCAGGCCAGACAGTGAATTCAGTACAGCCGTAGACGTTACCTGGAAGTTACGGCCACAGCTTTTCATCATCAGGGAATACAGGAATCCCCTGAAACGCATGAATAAAGGGATATTGGGCAACAGGAAGGTGCTCACCTTCACCAGCCAGGAGTATAGGATAGATATTTTAACCCTCATGAAAAATGCTTTTAATAAATCCTTCTATAGTAAATCCTTTCACTTTCGTATAGGCGTTATGGCTCAGCTGTTGCATCAGTGTGCGGTCTTTCACCAGGGTATCCACCTTTTGATAAAAGGCTTCATGATCATTGAAATCAGCGAACAATATTTCCTGTTTGTCTTCAAATACATTGGGTAAAGAGCCTACCGGCGTGCTTACCACAGCCAGACTGTTGGCCATGGCTTCTAGGATCACACGGGGTGATCCTTCAGACAGGCTGGCAAAACAGAAGATATCGTGTGAGCGCAGGATACTGTTCAGCTCCTGCCGGTTGTCGACATGTCCTGCAAAATGTATATGCCCGTCCAGGTGTAATACGGCGGCGAGGTCTTTCAGCTCTCTTTCAAATTCGCCGGAACCGACCACGGTGAGGCGGGAGCCGGGATATTTCCTTTGAACGATCTGGAAAGAACGGATGACGGTCTCCACTCCTTTTGCTTTACGCAGATAGCCTACGTACAACAGTTTCGGCCCGTCGTCTGTAATACCGGTGATTTCCCTGGTATAGAAATCGGCATCATTGAGTGTGGAGGAAATCACTGCCTTTGCCTTAACTCCCCAGCCGGACAATTTTTCTCTGAGATGATGACCATTGGTAAAAACCTGTGCTCCTTTACAAGCCCACATATAGGCTGAATGTTCTGGCATGAAAAAGGTAATCATGGTAAACTTCTTCAGTCGGCTGAAATTGGGGTTGGTTTTAGCTGCGTCTACCGGGTCGCCTACAAAATGAACAATCCGTTTCTTTCCTTTAAAAAAGAACTTTCCTAACCAGCCGAACGGCACCGGATAACGGGCATATACTTCATCATAATCCTTTAGTTTGCGGTATGCATTGAGGTAAGCCGGGAAATGTGGTATGGCACGCATATAACTGCCGGAATACGGTAACGCATATACTTTTACGTTATCGAAACAGCCTATGTCCATGAGTGCATTGCCGGTTTTTCCCCGATGTTGCTGAACAGGTGACAGCAGACATACTTCCTCATAATATTTTACGATCTCCTTCAGATACACCCAGTGCGTGTAAGGCAAATAATACCGTCCTTTATCCCTGTGCACCACCCATGCATGTACAAGCAGTTTTGCCATAATTATTCTCTCCTTGATTATTTATTTATCTTCTATTCTTATTTTACTTTCCCTGCTCAAACCCGCTTTGATTTTCTTCACTGCATCCTGACCAGCTGCGCTTTGTACCTGTGAGCTAAAAGTCTGTACCGCGCTTTTAGCGGTATTAACACCTGCCGACGGCTCTATCACACGGATATTTTTCAGTTCAGTTACCGGCAGCATCTGATAGTTGCTACGGTAGCGGAAAGGCTTTTCATTATTTTTCCAAACCGGATTAATCACGGAGATCTGTCCGGTCATCTCACGGTCAGTATTACGGAAGCCGGAGCCGAGGCGGAAACCGCTGTAGGACTTATCATCCAGATGATCCCTGATCACAATATTTGTATTCACGCTGCTGCTGGCGCTGGGCAGTCTGGTGAGTACGATCAGTATGCCATCCCTTGCATTGTTGTAGGTGGTCACGCTGTCGATGGTGATGTTATTGATGATATCTTTGGGTTCATTGGGTTCTATATCAATACCACTCATGGGTAAGGTGCCATAAGTATTGGCAATAGTGGTATGGCGGATATTGATATTACGGCCGCAGACGATGGAGATACCGTTTCTGCGGTTGTAATCCAGCAGACCGTTGTAGATATTGATGTTTTCACTGGGGATATAATGATCATTCACCACATCACGGGTACGCCAGCCTATGTAGATACCATCGCCCCAGCAGTTGGAGATACGCGGATTATAGATACTAACGTCTTTGGCTGAACGAATAGCGATGCCCATGCCATGTTCGCCGGCAGTGCCCTGATGATCGTTGCGATCGCCGATCAGGCGGGCATTGTAGATCTTGACATTATTGACACCATGCAGGCGTAGTATCTCGAATTTTTCCAGATTGTTGGGCTGCATGATCAGTTTGGAACCGGGCTTAAAATACAGGTTGGCATTGCTGCTGACGGTAAGCCCTTTACTGCTGATCAGCACCGGAAAATCAGGGAATACCACATCCCTGTTTTTATCGAGGCCGTTTTGCAGGTAGTCGGTATAATCCACGGTACCGTCTCTTTTGTATCCTGGCGGCAACAGTGTAGTGAGGTCTACGGCTGCGCGTATGCCTGCATTGACTATTGCAGTCATGGTGGCGGATGGTGTGGGGCTGTATTGTGCGGGCACAGTACTGAAGACAAACTTCTTCCCGTTGTAATCGATGTCGCCACCCTGTGCCATACAGGACATGGCATACATGGCGAGGCCGCATAAGAGGGCGCCAGATCTGGACATGGTCATCTCTTTAACATTTAACTGTTAACAATCGGTTTTTCTCAATCTGTTTATATATACCCGGCATCAGCCCGGATACCAGTGCAGGTCATTGTCCTGCGGCTCCGTGCGCTGCCTGTTTTTGGGCAATATTGCTAATTCATAGGATATCGGAATAAAGTATACAGCAAACAAAAATATAAGGTAATCAACCAGCCAGGATCGATGCACAAATACTACAGCGAAGAAGAAAAATGATAACAGTACACACCGCTGTTTTCTCCCGTAGGTCATCACAAAAAACCATACGACATACAATACAATCCCTGCCAGTCCATATTTCAGCAAAAAAGAACGATAATCGGAAGATGTCACTTCAAAATTCTCCGTGATGGTTCTGCCACCACCGAAAAAATTGATCCGATAACGGGTATAGTGGTCATAGAAGCGGGAGAACTCCGCGCTCGTTCTGGCATCCAGCACATCCTGATTGGTACTTACCTTGTTCAGGAAAAAGCGGTCCAGGAAATCGGTTGGCATAACTGACACTACGATAAAACCTACTACCACCAATACTATCACACCTACTACCTGTTTATGCGAAAAACGGAAGCGATACATACACAAGCCGGCAAACAGTACATAAAAACCCATCGAAAGCGTCAGCAGCGCAGCACAGATAATCACGATCCGCTTCTTTTTGTTCAGCACCTCCGGGTTCATGAACAATACAATAGCAGAGATCATTCCGAAGTGTCCCGGCTCTGAAAAAATACCGCTTACACGGAACAGGGAACGGCCAAATACCTGATATTCCTGTCCCTGCAACACAGCAGTGCCGGGATAGATATAAAACAGCGATTTGGAGCCTGTAGCACCTGTTTCATAAGGATAATATGGCAGGTCTATTCCGATGAGCTTCACCACAATTACCAGCAATGCCAGCAAAGCAATGACAAAGATGATGTCTGCAAAATACCTGGCGGCCATCAGCAACACGACCGTATCCAGCATGATAACGGTGAGGAATACCAGTAACCATACGGCAGCCACGACAATCCTATCGTACTGCCGTATGGGAAAGAACAGGTACAACAACAAAATAAACGATATGATAAAACAATTCAGATTCTGGTTGGTCAAACGGGCCTGACGATGTGCCAGGCAATTGGCAAACAACATAAAATAGATGCCGGTTGAACCCAATATCAGATAGGCTGCATTACCGCCCATGCTAAAGAACGGAGAGCAGGAAATCAACAGTACCAGCGCCAATGACCAGGCAACGGGCTTGTATGTTTTCATATTTATGTCCAACGCTTTCACCGGCAAAAATTTAGATATTTTGTTATTTGGATATTTTGTTATTTGGAAATTTTCTTCCTGAATTTTGCTACAATAGCCATTGCAAACGCTTTGTCTTCCCTGGTATATGTAAATATTTGTTTTACAGGAATACGTGTATGTACGGAATACAATACCAGAAATACCAGCGCCGCGATGGAATAACTTACCGTAGAAGCCATAGCAGAGCCGCTCGCGCCATATTTGGGTATCCACCAGTAGTTGAGCACCACGTTGGCAATTACCGCCGGAATCATTGCTTCCATCGACATCCAGGGCTTTCCTTTACCGGCGATGTCCATATACAACACTTTGTAGATGATCATCAACAATACGCCCGGCATGAGTATTTTCAGCACTTTGGAGCTTTCTGCAAAAGCGGGGCCATACATCAGGCCAATCACAAAATCGGACAGACAATAAAAAGCTACTGCAATCACGAGAATGAGAATGAGCGCAAAACGCAGCAGGCGGCATACTTTAAGGGAAAACTCTCCCGGATCTTTTGCACCAGCACTGCGCGAGAAAATGATGGTGCTCAGAATAGCAGGTATCTGCCACAACATCTCCACCAGCACTGCGCCTTTGGAATAGATCCCCAGCTCATAGGCATTGGACCATTTTTCCAGCAGCACCACATCTACCTTGTAATTGAGGCTGGCGATCAGCGTAGTGCCCGCATAGATCACGCCCAGGCTCAGCAGCCCTTTGATGATTTTTCCATTAAAGCGGGGCCTTACCGGAATAATCTTCCGGATATTCATCACCACCAAAAATGACAGAAAGAATACACCCAGAAAAGTGGCCGCCATAGAGCCTGCCACGCCGAAGTGGAAAATACCGGTGAGCAAAAAAGTAAATACCAGATTGATAATAGCCGGTACCCAGTTGATCCGGTTAAAAGCTTTCACATTCTGTTGTCCGAGAAAGATACCGGAGCTGTAGGTAGTATACAGCGAAAAAGGAATCGCTGCCAGCGCCCAGAAAATAAGGATATTAGGATAGTCGCCTTTAGTAAAGTACTTGATCAGCAGGAAACTGCTGATGATACCGATAAGGCTGGTGAAGATCCAGGTGGCCAGTACGGCACCATATACCTCCTTGATATCATATTTTTCCTGTCCGACGAAGTAGGTGGTGGACTGTTGTACACCCAGTGCACCGATAGCCATAAAAAGGCTCGGATATACCAGTAGTGCGGCGCTTATCCCATTGCCTTCAGGACCAAGATACCTCGCCGTAACGATAGAGGTACCCAATCCCAGTACAAGGGAAGCCACTCTGCTGGTGAATACACTAGCAAGGTCTTTGATAAAAGAATTCTTAGGCACTTTTCAATAAAGAATTATATGGTTAGTTACAACAGGCGATATGGTTATTGACGGCCTACTGTCTTATACACTGTTGCCAGGTTTCCTGCCATCCGTTCGATGGTAAAATTTTCCATTACAAATTGCTGCGCCTGCGCTGTTACCTCTTCTCCTATGCTGTTGGTACGAATATGGCGAATAATGTCTTTCAGTTTATTGCTACCATCTGCTACATCATACGGGTCAAAGAAATACTGATGATAATATTCGTGCGTGGCTTCATGATGTGGCTGCAGGCCCGAAGCACATACCGGCACTTTCATGTATTGTGCTTCTATCAGTACATTTCCCAATCCTTCGTAAATAGAAGGGAAGAAAAACAGATCAGCTATCAGCAGATATTTAGTGATATTCTGATCTACGCCGGCGAAGAATACACAGCTTTCGAGTCCTTCCAGGGCCACCTTTCGTTTCACCTGTTCAAACAGGGAGCCGTTGCCGACGAGTATCAGTTTATACTTTTCCTTTATCGGGTTCAGGGATTTAAAACAATCGATCAGATAAAGATGGTTTTTAGGTTCCCTGAAACTGCCGATATGCAGGAAGGTGCAGTTGCTGTCTGCCACAAACTGTGCCACTTCATCGCCCAGTTCCGGCGAGTTGCCTGCCAGTTTCGAAAAATCGATGCCGTTGTATATCAGCTGAAACTTATCGGAGGCGGGCCTGTTGGCCGTATAGTACTGCAGGTTTGTTTTGGAATGCCCGATGATTCTGGTGGCATAACGCAACGTTAGTTGTTTGTGCAATGCCAGCCAGGCCCTGGTGGCGGCAGACAGTATAAACGAATTTTCCCTTTTAGGTTTGGCGAAATAACGTTCGCTGTGTACTGACACGATAAATGGTATAGACAACCATTTGCAGGCCAGTGCAAAAGCTCCCGAAGTAAAACCAAACCTGCTGTGTACTACATCATACTTTCCTTTTTTCAGGATTTTGTAGAGTTGTACGGCATCGTTGAAGGGTATCCTGCTTCTTTTAAAATAAATGATTTCTGCACCGGTTTCTTTATACTGCTGTTCCAGCAGCCCACCTTTTGCATAACAGCAAACGGTGAGCCGGATGGCAGCGTTATTCAGATAGGGCAGGCATGAAAGCAATGTTTTTTCGATGCCTCCCATATCCAGTTTACTTACGATGGTCAATACTCTCATAGCCTGGTTATTTACACTGTATTGTTACGGTACCAGTCCATTGCTATGTGCAGCCCCTGCAGCACGGTGAAAGCAGGCTGATATCCGATCAGCTGGCCGGCCTTGCTGATATTGGCCAGGCTGTGTTTCACGTCGCCTTTGCGTTCTGGCTGATAGCCGGGTTTTATATCGATACCACCGATAGTACAGATATGTTGCCATAACTGGTTGAGGGTGGTGCGTTCACCAGCGGCAATGTTGACGATTTCACTTTGCCGGATATTGTCTGCCAGCAAGGCTTTCACATTAGCTTGTACGGCGT belongs to Chitinophaga sp. HK235 and includes:
- a CDS encoding glycosyltransferase family 4 protein, translating into MAKLLVHAWVVHRDKGRYYLPYTHWVYLKEIVKYYEEVCLLSPVQQHRGKTGNALMDIGCFDNVKVYALPYSGSYMRAIPHFPAYLNAYRKLKDYDEVYARYPVPFGWLGKFFFKGKKRIVHFVGDPVDAAKTNPNFSRLKKFTMITFFMPEHSAYMWACKGAQVFTNGHHLREKLSGWGVKAKAVISSTLNDADFYTREITGITDDGPKLLYVGYLRKAKGVETVIRSFQIVQRKYPGSRLTVVGSGEFERELKDLAAVLHLDGHIHFAGHVDNRQELNSILRSHDIFCFASLSEGSPRVILEAMANSLAVVSTPVGSLPNVFEDKQEILFADFNDHEAFYQKVDTLVKDRTLMQQLSHNAYTKVKGFTIEGFIKSIFHEG
- a CDS encoding right-handed parallel beta-helix repeat-containing protein, which translates into the protein MTMSRSGALLCGLAMYAMSCMAQGGDIDYNGKKFVFSTVPAQYSPTPSATMTAIVNAGIRAAVDLTTLLPPGYKRDGTVDYTDYLQNGLDKNRDVVFPDFPVLISSKGLTVSSNANLYFKPGSKLIMQPNNLEKFEILRLHGVNNVKIYNARLIGDRNDHQGTAGEHGMGIAIRSAKDVSIYNPRISNCWGDGIYIGWRTRDVVNDHYIPSENINIYNGLLDYNRRNGISIVCGRNINIRHTTIANTYGTLPMSGIDIEPNEPKDIINNITIDSVTTYNNARDGILIVLTRLPSASSSVNTNIVIRDHLDDKSYSGFRLGSGFRNTDREMTGQISVINPVWKNNEKPFRYRSNYQMLPVTELKNIRVIEPSAGVNTAKSAVQTFSSQVQSAAGQDAVKKIKAGLSRESKIRIEDK
- a CDS encoding flippase produces the protein MPKNSFIKDLASVFTSRVASLVLGLGTSIVTARYLGPEGNGISAALLVYPSLFMAIGALGVQQSTTYFVGQEKYDIKEVYGAVLATWIFTSLIGIISSFLLIKYFTKGDYPNILIFWALAAIPFSLYTTYSSGIFLGQQNVKAFNRINWVPAIINLVFTFLLTGIFHFGVAGSMAATFLGVFFLSFLVVMNIRKIIPVRPRFNGKIIKGLLSLGVIYAGTTLIASLNYKVDVVLLEKWSNAYELGIYSKGAVLVEMLWQIPAILSTIIFSRSAGAKDPGEFSLKVCRLLRFALILILVIAVAFYCLSDFVIGLMYGPAFAESSKVLKILMPGVLLMIIYKVLYMDIAGKGKPWMSMEAMIPAVIANVVLNYWWIPKYGASGSAMASTVSYSIAALVFLVLYSVHTRIPVKQIFTYTREDKAFAMAIVAKFRKKISK
- a CDS encoding glycosyltransferase — its product is MRVLTIVSKLDMGGIEKTLLSCLPYLNNAAIRLTVCCYAKGGLLEQQYKETGAEIIYFKRSRIPFNDAVQLYKILKKGKYDVVHSRFGFTSGAFALACKWLSIPFIVSVHSERYFAKPKRENSFILSAATRAWLALHKQLTLRYATRIIGHSKTNLQYYTANRPASDKFQLIYNGIDFSKLAGNSPELGDEVAQFVADSNCTFLHIGSFREPKNHLYLIDCFKSLNPIKEKYKLILVGNGSLFEQVKRKVALEGLESCVFFAGVDQNITKYLLIADLFFFPSIYEGLGNVLIEAQYMKVPVCASGLQPHHEATHEYYHQYFFDPYDVADGSNKLKDIIRHIRTNSIGEEVTAQAQQFVMENFTIERMAGNLATVYKTVGRQ